CAGATGTCTGCTGAACAGCTCCCGGTAAAAGTCGATCGCGGTCTGAATGGGCTCACGCAATTGGCGGCCGTGTTGGAGGCCACGCTGCCTACTACTTCCTGAGAGTCTAATAAAGTATAAGGATCCAGTCATTGAGGAGAGAGTCTAGAAAGACCCGGCGAGTATGTCAAAGTGGTCGCCTGCCGGTGTGTCGTTGGTGCGTGAAGTGTCCGGTCTTTGGGCACGTGATCTGTCCGATCCCGGAAGGGGCCGGGCAGGATCAGTAGTTCCCCCGACAGAGAGGAAGCGGGGATGCAGCCAGGTCCTTCGTGAGCCGTGGAGCGGGAGATGACGGTATTACGGCTGTTCCGGGACAAGTATCGGGACTTGGAAGAGAGTCGGGCGCAGGAACTGCGGCTGCGAGGGGGGCACTGGAGGAGACGTACCTCGCAGTGGGCGCGGACGACACGGTGGTGAACGGGCTGGTATCATGTCTTGGCTGAAGGAAGAACCTGGTGTTGTGCAGATATTTTTTGGCTTTTATTTAAAAAGGTGAATAGATGGGTTACACGACGGTCAGCGAGATTGCTTTCAACGAGATTCGTCAGGCAATACTTTCCGGAAAGTTCAGGCCGGGTGAGCGTATTAACCAGAAGCAGCTCACCGAGGAATTGGGAATCAGTATCATCCCTTTGCGTGAAGCGTTTAAGCAATTGCAGTCGGAGGGATTCATCAGTATCATTCCGCATCGTGGCGCCTATGTGAACGAATTGTCTCTTCGGGAAATCGAGGATGTATATCTAATTCGCATCGAGTTGGAGGAGCTGGCCGCACAATTGGCATCGAAACGACTGACTCAGAGAGATGTCAAGACGATGGAGACCCTGTTTGCCCGGATGAAGTCTGCAACCGAACGGAATGATTTTCGCTCGCTCTTCAACCTCAACCGTAAGTTTCACTTTACGGTCTACCAAGCCTGTCGGCGACCGCTACTATTGGAACTGCTTAATGAACTGTGGGACCGTAGCACTCGCTATCGCACGATACAGACTCACGACGCCCAACGAGTTAAAGAAGAACTCGGGGAACACAGGGACATTCTGGAGGCCTGCAACCGGGAGAACAAGAGAGGCCTTCCAGAGGCGATCCGGTTTAACGTCCAAAAGTCCTTGGAGAGGAGCCTGAGTAATATGGATCTATCGGATTCCTGAGCCTGTTGCTGGAGATCGAGAAACACAGCCGTGTGCGCCAGCGACGGAGAACTCAATACAAGAAACCGCAAACGGATTGAATCAGGAGTTTGGATCCGCCACCGGATTACCCCACGTCAGAGACTCCGATCCTAGTATCCCCGTTGGGGATCAATCAGGTTTAGCAGCGGCGATACGGAAAGATCCCTGGTCAAATTCTCGATCAGGACTTCGCCAGCCAAGTGACCCTGCTCGCGAGTGAACGAGCCGATATGGGGTAGGATAATCGTATTGGGCAGCCCCCAGAAGGGGCTACCGGTAGGCAGGGGCTCTTTAGGAAAGACGTCAAGTGCCGCTCCGGCTATGCGGCGCGTTCTCAACACGTCCAACAAGGGTTCTTCCGCGACCACCTCACCCCGACCGACGTTAATCAGATAGGCGTTGCGGGGTAGCTTGGCCAGTTCCGACGGTCCGATGACACCCTTGGTTTCCGGGGTCAACGGAAGGCAGATTACGAGGATATCGCTGATAGACAACATCTCCCCAATATTGCTGAGACCATACCATTCCTCTGGAAAGAGCCCTTCGGGATCCCCTGTATTGGGCAGATAGAATCCTTTGTCCTTTTTCCGCTCAGGGCAACGCTTGCAGGCGAGCACCCGCATCCCCATGCCCGTGACGATTCGAGCCAGATGACGCCCGATGCTGCCGTATCCGAGAATAGACAATGTCTTGCCGTAACAATTCTCGCCTTTGAGCGGGGTGAAGTCATCGGGCCAGCGATTCTGAAGCTGTAGAGAATGAGCACTCTGGAAACGGCGACTCAGCGCCACGATCGCTCCCACCGCCAACTCTGCCACGGCTACGCTGTAGGCACCCCGAACGTTGGCTATCCGAATACCCGTTGTTGCCATAGCGCCGGTCAAGATGTGGTCGACGGCCACCGTATTGAGTTGAATCCAACGGAGCCGAGGCACTTGGCGAGGCTCAAAGGGGATGCGCGTCGTATAAATGACCTCAGCTACCCTCAGACTCTCCTCCGAAAGCCCATCCAACAAGCGCACTCCCAGGTCTCGAATGCGCTTCCTCTGGTCTTCCTCCAGGGGTGCGTTGACGAGCAAGGTGAGAGAGGATCTCATCATGGAAGTCTACAATTGAGCGATCGGTTTTGGCCCAAGTTATGGCCAGCCCGATTTCAACGGAATCGAAGCCTATCGGCTCTTTTGTTGCCTGGGCATCAACTCTCTGTCGACGATTTCACAGCCGACTTTTCCGGGGGAGGGAAATCATGGCTTTTCCTGTGCGGCGTACAGCTCTCGGAAAATGTTCAATTCCCTCTGGGCGTCCTCAGGGCGGCCCAGATTTCGATAGGTTTCCGACAACCGATAGTGCAACTGAGGGTCATTCGGGCGCCGCTCCGCGGCTGCCTTCAGATACTTCAGGGACTCCTTGTAGTCACGTTTCAAGCTATAGACGCGTGCCATGGCCAATAGGGCCTCTATCATCTCCGGATCCAGAACCAGCGCTCGGGACAGATACTCCTCCGCCTGCTCCAACTGGCCTCTGAGCAACAGGATATCCCCGATCTGATAGAGGGAGAGTGGTGTAGCCGAGTCCTTGTCGATGCCTTCTCGCAACGCTGCCAGCGCTTCGTCGTAGCGTCGAAGCTCCCAGTAGAGATTCCCCATCGAAAGGTGGATGGTTCCCAGGTTAGGCTTCAGCTTGAGCGCCTTGCGGTATTCTCGAATGGCCTCTTCTGCCTCGCCCAGCTCCTGGTTCAGCTGCGCCCGAAGCAAATGGGCCTGAAAAGAATGCGGTCCGGATTCCAGCTTGTGAGAGGTCAGAAGCGCCAGGATCTGGTAGGCTTCCGCCAGTAGATAGACCTGCTCATCCGAATGGGGCGCATCCTCGCCCAATGTTCGTATCCTCTCCTGGTAAAAACGCAGTTCCTGGTCGATTTTACTTGGCTCGGGAAGGGACTGCAGATAGCGGGTAACGCCATCGATGAGCTCAAAATCAGGATCGTTGGAAAACCAGGTTGGGGCGGCACCCGTCCGGTCGGTGAGCCACTGCAATCTGACCCTAAGTTGCCGGTTGTCGGGGCGTTGCTTCAGCGCCGCTTCATACTCCTCCCGACCTTTCTCCCAGTCCGCTTGTGTCAGGTGGAAATGAGCCCGGGCCAGGTGTGCGTAAAAGGAACTGGGGAATTCCGCTTGCAACCGCGAGTGAAAGTTGGCCGCCAAGCGAGAATAACACCGGCTCAGATAGTAGTGGAGATCGGGTCGGTTCTCAGCCTCGGAGAGTCTTTCGAAGTAACGCGCGGCAATGCCATGCTTCGATTCAGCAAAATACAGGTAACCCAGCAACAGAAGAACCTGTGGGTGAGTAGGCTCGGCTTTCTCCGCCTTCTTCAGGTGAGTCGTGGCCTCCCGATAACGCCTTTGCTCAAAAGCAATGGTTCCCAAGTAGAGATCCACGCCCGGCAGTTCGGGCTTGAGCGAAATGGCCTTCCGGAAGGCGGTTTCCGCTTCTTTCCGTTGTCCCAGGTGAAAATAGATCAGGCCCAGATTGGCCTGCAACTCTGCCAACTCCGGTCGCAGCTGAACGAGCTGTTGGTATTTCTGAAGTGCGGTCTGGAAATCTCCCTTCCGCTGGGCCTCGTAGGCTTCCTGGTGAAGGGATGACACCGATGCCTGATGGGCAAGGCTGGCTGAAAAGAACTCAATTCCCAGTAATGCCAGCCATAGAAGCAGGATTTCAGGTTGTCTCCCGGTCGTGGTCAGCGCCTAACTCCTCCTCGATGTCCTGATCGCCATCGTTGTCAAAATTACCCAATGCGGTCTCTCTGCTGGTCAAGACTTGACCGAAAATTCTTCCGCCGGTTCCACCGGCATTCCCGAACTTCCCGTCGGCCAGGCTGCAAAGAAGAGGCCGTTGATTCAGCGGTTCGGGAGGAACCCAGATTCATCCTGCCAAAGTGGCCCGGAAGATTCGATGTTTTATATGTTATAAAATTATAATCGATTCTGAGAAGTTCTGGTGCCGAGGTCTTCATATTGCAATTCGGCGCAGCGAGGAGGCAAGGAGATGGCTGTCCAATGGACCCGCCGGAAAGTTCTGTCCACTTCAGCAACCGCTTTGGCAACCACGACGCTCGTCAGACCAGGTAAAACGAAGTCAGCCGCGGCTTCCATTCCACCGGTCGAGGCTCTGATTACGGGTGATGGGCCTCGAGTGGATTTCGAGAAGTATAGAAAGATCCTCGTCTCCCCCGACGTCAATCCGCCGGAGCCCTTCCGCGGGTTTGGCGGCTACTGTGGGTGGCCGACGGTGTGCCGGCTGCAGAACGGCGACCTGTTCGTGACCTTCTCAGCCGGTTATTGGCACGCTTCCTGGCCCACCCCCTGGGACATTCCTCCTGAGGCGATGGAGCGCTGGAAACGGCCGGACCAGTCCTGGCTCTTGGACTGGGATGCGCCCGACGGCGGAAGAATGATGTGGATCCGCAGCCGGGACGGCGGAAAAACCTGGAGCCGGCCCCGTTCCTTTCCCGTAGTGCGTGGCGCGTATGTGATGAATCACGTGGTGCAATTGAGAAACGGAACGATGTTTGCAGGCGCCCGGATGGAAGCCCATTGGGGATACTGGAGACGGATGCCCGCGACACCCCTTGAATTTGCCCGGATTGCGGCCAACAGGCAGTCGGAAACGCTTATTTTTCGAAGCGATGATAACGGCGACACGTGGACGGAGGT
Above is a window of Acidobacteriota bacterium DNA encoding:
- a CDS encoding GntR family transcriptional regulator, whose translation is MGYTTVSEIAFNEIRQAILSGKFRPGERINQKQLTEELGISIIPLREAFKQLQSEGFISIIPHRGAYVNELSLREIEDVYLIRIELEELAAQLASKRLTQRDVKTMETLFARMKSATERNDFRSLFNLNRKFHFTVYQACRRPLLLELLNELWDRSTRYRTIQTHDAQRVKEELGEHRDILEACNRENKRGLPEAIRFNVQKSLERSLSNMDLSDS
- a CDS encoding D-2-hydroxyacid dehydrogenase; translation: MMRSSLTLLVNAPLEEDQRKRIRDLGVRLLDGLSEESLRVAEVIYTTRIPFEPRQVPRLRWIQLNTVAVDHILTGAMATTGIRIANVRGAYSVAVAELAVGAIVALSRRFQSAHSLQLQNRWPDDFTPLKGENCYGKTLSILGYGSIGRHLARIVTGMGMRVLACKRCPERKKDKGFYLPNTGDPEGLFPEEWYGLSNIGEMLSISDILVICLPLTPETKGVIGPSELAKLPRNAYLINVGRGEVVAEEPLLDVLRTRRIAGAALDVFPKEPLPTGSPFWGLPNTIILPHIGSFTREQGHLAGEVLIENLTRDLSVSPLLNLIDPQRGY
- a CDS encoding tetratricopeptide repeat protein, yielding MSSLHQEAYEAQRKGDFQTALQKYQQLVQLRPELAELQANLGLIYFHLGQRKEAETAFRKAISLKPELPGVDLYLGTIAFEQRRYREATTHLKKAEKAEPTHPQVLLLLGYLYFAESKHGIAARYFERLSEAENRPDLHYYLSRCYSRLAANFHSRLQAEFPSSFYAHLARAHFHLTQADWEKGREEYEAALKQRPDNRQLRVRLQWLTDRTGAAPTWFSNDPDFELIDGVTRYLQSLPEPSKIDQELRFYQERIRTLGEDAPHSDEQVYLLAEAYQILALLTSHKLESGPHSFQAHLLRAQLNQELGEAEEAIREYRKALKLKPNLGTIHLSMGNLYWELRRYDEALAALREGIDKDSATPLSLYQIGDILLLRGQLEQAEEYLSRALVLDPEMIEALLAMARVYSLKRDYKESLKYLKAAAERRPNDPQLHYRLSETYRNLGRPEDAQRELNIFRELYAAQEKP